Proteins encoded by one window of Vibrio algicola:
- a CDS encoding RecQ family ATP-dependent DNA helicase yields MSQIQQALTQYFGFNELRGGQSQVIEAILAGHSAAAIFPTGSGKSLCYQLPAVLLPNLTLVISPLLALMKDQLEFLHSKGIAAASLDSTQDRETSNRIMQQVRSGEIKVLMISVERLKNERFRQFISQVPISMLVVDEAHCISEWGHNFRPDYLKLPFYCQSLQIPQVLLLTATATPAVIEDMSNKFNIAKDNITITGFYRPNLDLNVLPCEEEDKPQALVDLLCSTPDLPTIVYVTLQHTAAQVAQYLQRHGMNALAYHAGLDSDLRQHIQQQFMSGEVPCIVATIAFGMGIDKSDIRRVVHFDLPKSIENYSQEIGRAGRDGEKSYCTVLANTSGINVLENFVYGDTPDTCSFKHVLQSIYDDQSQSGLWEVMLTRLSRDSNIRQLPLKTLLVYLELQGIIQAKYSYYADYRFKHIVSEADILARFPQHGAHAERHQFIQAIFSCSKIAKTWRSVDFDALWMGYQAERSRVVAALDYFHEQGLIELESKQITDVYQVLGADHPETQRDNTEVANELSALFKQKEHGDLNRIQTLINLFESPSCLSSKLAGYFLDHDVPNACGHCSVCRGKVAVLPKPYLDDVPLANIDQWVAPFKAAFEGSPHQQEMQLTSEAITRFLCGISTPLSNKLKASKMEGVGKLEQYPFAQVQQWVEQLG; encoded by the coding sequence ATGAGCCAAATCCAGCAAGCATTAACACAATACTTTGGTTTTAATGAATTACGAGGTGGGCAATCACAAGTTATCGAGGCCATTTTAGCCGGACATTCTGCCGCCGCTATTTTCCCTACCGGCTCCGGCAAGTCTTTGTGTTATCAATTACCGGCGGTGTTATTGCCTAATCTGACCTTAGTGATATCCCCTTTACTAGCATTAATGAAAGATCAGCTTGAGTTCCTTCATTCCAAAGGCATTGCTGCCGCCTCACTCGATTCAACTCAAGACCGTGAAACCAGTAATCGCATTATGCAGCAAGTTCGTAGCGGCGAAATCAAGGTGTTGATGATTTCGGTTGAGCGATTGAAAAACGAACGCTTTCGTCAGTTTATTTCACAAGTGCCGATCTCGATGCTAGTGGTGGATGAAGCGCACTGTATTTCTGAGTGGGGACATAATTTCCGCCCTGATTATTTAAAGCTGCCTTTTTACTGCCAAAGTTTGCAGATCCCTCAAGTGTTATTATTAACCGCCACTGCGACACCTGCGGTTATTGAGGATATGAGTAATAAATTCAATATTGCTAAAGATAACATTACCATTACTGGCTTTTATCGCCCCAACCTTGATCTCAACGTTTTGCCTTGTGAAGAAGAAGATAAACCCCAAGCCTTGGTTGATTTACTGTGTTCGACTCCCGATCTTCCTACCATAGTGTATGTCACCTTACAACACACCGCAGCCCAAGTAGCGCAATACCTACAACGCCATGGGATGAATGCCCTCGCCTATCACGCAGGGTTAGATTCCGATCTTCGTCAACATATTCAGCAGCAATTTATGAGCGGAGAAGTGCCATGCATTGTCGCTACGATTGCATTTGGTATGGGGATAGATAAATCCGATATTCGCCGCGTAGTGCATTTTGACCTGCCTAAATCGATAGAAAACTACTCACAAGAAATTGGCCGCGCGGGTCGTGATGGCGAAAAATCCTATTGCACAGTACTGGCCAATACTTCTGGCATTAATGTGCTCGAAAACTTTGTTTATGGTGATACGCCCGATACTTGTTCGTTTAAACACGTATTGCAGTCGATTTATGATGACCAAAGCCAATCGGGGTTATGGGAGGTCATGCTAACGCGCTTATCTCGTGATTCAAATATTCGTCAGTTGCCGCTCAAAACGCTCTTAGTGTATCTCGAACTGCAAGGCATTATTCAAGCAAAGTACAGCTATTATGCCGATTATCGTTTTAAACATATTGTTAGCGAAGCGGATATTTTAGCTCGCTTTCCGCAACATGGCGCTCACGCTGAAAGGCATCAATTTATTCAAGCCATTTTCAGCTGCTCAAAAATTGCTAAGACTTGGCGCAGTGTCGATTTCGATGCTTTATGGATGGGTTATCAAGCCGAACGTAGCCGTGTAGTGGCGGCGTTAGATTATTTTCATGAGCAAGGTTTGATTGAATTAGAAAGCAAACAAATCACCGATGTGTATCAAGTGTTAGGGGCGGATCATCCCGAAACTCAACGTGATAATACCGAGGTAGCCAATGAGCTTAGTGCACTTTTCAAGCAAAAGGAACATGGTGATCTAAACCGAATTCAAACCTTGATAAATTTATTTGAAAGCCCGTCCTGCCTGAGCTCAAAGCTTGCAGGGTACTTTTTAGATCATGATGTACCAAATGCTTGCGGCCATTGTAGCGTGTGTCGCGGTAAAGTCGCGGTGCTACCAAAACCTTATTTAGATGATGTGCCATTAGCAAACATCGATCAGTGGGTAGCGCCATTTAAAGCCGCTTTTGAAGGCAGCCCACACCAACAAGAAATGCAATTAACTTCTGAGGCGATCACAAGATTCTTATGTGGCATTTCCACCCCACTGAGTAATAAGCTTAAAGCCAGTAAAATGGAAGGGGTCGGCAAGTTAGAGCAGTATCCATTTGCTCAAGTACAACAGTGGGTAGAACAGTTAGGTTGA
- a CDS encoding Solitary outer membrane autotransporter beta-barrel domain, with protein MKRILPVIGITSLMMSSQLYAQSELRKAGQAYYEQLFASTVVLSDNDLISLGIQSFDPSSVFHTDNDNFGNEDTVQNRKNIAVFTLPLHFNLSEPDSPFQHNLQFRLGYLSISQDLQLADDTPMDNFKQEVYSGFFNYLLKYRLTSNWALGYGFGSYLMYANNSYNFNSQESQILKPFLDDAITNSSAWSTIIEPQIELDYEQHQAWGKWGFSSQWHYFYGKNWGQANDGYLGNPEGWRISNGVKFQYDLSHSFTYTPSLYSSIKRIDIGGDATQILETNSYYEASFGVLLSDLFGKDGWIETVGIGANINYGSALRGGSIILYVNPF; from the coding sequence GTGAAAAGGATTTTACCAGTAATCGGCATTACTAGCCTTATGATGAGTAGTCAGCTGTATGCTCAATCAGAGCTAAGGAAGGCTGGTCAAGCCTATTATGAGCAATTATTTGCCTCTACGGTGGTGTTGTCGGATAACGATCTCATTTCGTTGGGTATCCAAAGCTTTGATCCCAGTTCGGTGTTTCATACCGATAACGATAATTTTGGTAACGAGGATACGGTACAAAATCGTAAAAACATCGCCGTCTTTACCTTGCCTTTGCACTTTAATTTGAGCGAGCCGGATAGTCCGTTCCAACATAATCTGCAATTTAGGCTCGGTTACCTTTCCATATCGCAAGACTTGCAACTCGCTGACGACACCCCAATGGATAACTTTAAACAGGAAGTGTATAGCGGTTTTTTTAACTATTTGTTGAAGTACAGACTGACCAGTAACTGGGCGCTAGGTTATGGTTTTGGTAGCTATCTCATGTATGCCAATAATAGTTATAATTTTAACTCGCAAGAATCACAAATATTGAAACCTTTCTTAGATGATGCGATTACCAACAGTTCGGCTTGGTCAACGATCATAGAGCCTCAGATTGAGTTAGATTATGAACAACATCAAGCTTGGGGTAAGTGGGGCTTTTCCTCTCAATGGCATTATTTTTATGGCAAGAACTGGGGGCAAGCAAATGATGGTTACCTTGGAAATCCTGAAGGTTGGCGGATCAGTAATGGAGTGAAGTTTCAATATGATTTATCCCACAGTTTTACATACACACCGTCACTGTATTCGAGTATCAAGCGTATTGATATTGGCGGTGATGCTACCCAAATCTTAGAAACCAATAGTTATTATGAAGCCAGTTTTGGGGTTTTGTTATCGGATTTATTTGGTAAAGATGGCTGGATTGAAACAGTAGGAATAGGGGCCAATATTAATTACGGCAGTGCTTTACGCGGCGGGAGTATTATTCTTTATGTGAACCCGTTTTAA
- a CDS encoding DUF2884 family protein: MKRTLLSVALTLTSVSAMAQVPRCDINIDNELHLKNEQVSVYQQGKPKVVIDQNNDLFINGKKITLNQTQENAVKAYREKVSEYIPKAKKIGDDGMTLANQVIDDISASFNNSKAFDNVKTAVDGYYADIESRYYINGEWVIKKDAVKDALSNWKQESAAAMQKFNGEFFSSAFAVLSEKMKTDGSVNLTELQTQMTDMKKQIETRLQSQSQQLQKEANAYCGNLHDLVSEEKTLHQQVPQLKNYSVFVE, translated from the coding sequence ATGAAACGGACTTTACTCTCGGTAGCGTTAACCCTTACTTCTGTCTCCGCGATGGCGCAAGTGCCACGTTGTGATATCAATATCGACAATGAATTACACCTCAAAAACGAACAAGTTTCGGTTTATCAGCAAGGTAAGCCAAAGGTTGTGATTGACCAAAATAATGATTTATTCATTAATGGCAAAAAAATCACCCTTAACCAAACCCAAGAAAATGCGGTCAAGGCCTATCGTGAGAAAGTGAGTGAGTATATCCCGAAAGCTAAAAAAATTGGTGATGATGGCATGACACTTGCCAATCAAGTGATTGATGATATTAGCGCTAGCTTTAATAACAGCAAAGCATTTGATAACGTTAAAACCGCCGTTGATGGCTATTATGCGGATATCGAATCTCGTTATTACATTAATGGCGAGTGGGTGATCAAAAAAGATGCGGTTAAGGATGCGCTATCCAATTGGAAGCAAGAGTCGGCCGCTGCAATGCAAAAGTTCAATGGTGAGTTTTTCTCTAGTGCCTTTGCGGTGTTATCGGAAAAAATGAAAACCGATGGCAGTGTGAATTTGACCGAATTGCAAACCCAAATGACAGATATGAAAAAGCAGATCGAAACCCGTCTTCAATCTCAATCCCAACAGTTGCAAAAAGAAGCCAATGCTTATTGTGGTAATTTACATGATCTCGTAAGCGAAGAGAAAACCTTACATCAACAAGTGCCTCAGCTTAAAAATTACTCGGTGTTTGTTGAGTAA
- a CDS encoding proline--tRNA ligase, with product MRTSKYLVSTLKETPNDAEVISHQLMLRAGMIRKLASGLYTWLPTGLRVLRKVENIVRQEIDNAGAVETLMPVVQPFELWEETGRSEKMGPELLRFTDRHSRPFVLSPTAEEVITSLVRGEVNSYKQLPLNLYQIQTKFRDERRPRFGVMRAREFCMMDAYSFDIDKDGLQKSYDDMHDAYCRAFDRMGLDYRPVLADSGAIGGNGSQEFHVLAESGEDLIVFSTESDYAANIEKAEALAPTAERAAPTQEMILVDTPNAKTIAELVEQHGLPIEKTVKTLFVQASDEIDSPIVALIIRGDHDLNEIKAENLPQVAAPLEMATEEQMQQLVGAGAGSLGPVGLEVPFIVDRTVAVMSDFGAGANVDGKHYFGINWGRDVELAQVEDLRNVVEGDPSPCGQGTLMLKRGIEVGHIFQLGKNYSEKMNCGVLGPDGKNVILEMGCYGIGVSRVVASAIEQNHDDAGIIWPDALAPFKVAIVPMNMQKSPRVKEAAEKLYADLTAMGIEVLFDDRKERPGVMFKDIELIGIPHTVVIGDRSMDEGNFEYKNRREGVKEAIAIDSIIEHLQSQFS from the coding sequence ATGCGCACCAGCAAATACCTTGTTTCAACTTTAAAAGAAACCCCAAACGATGCCGAAGTCATTAGCCATCAGTTAATGCTACGAGCAGGTATGATCCGTAAACTGGCTTCAGGTCTATACACTTGGCTTCCAACAGGTCTGCGTGTTTTGCGTAAAGTTGAAAACATTGTTCGTCAAGAAATCGACAATGCCGGTGCAGTAGAAACTTTAATGCCCGTTGTTCAGCCGTTTGAGTTATGGGAAGAAACCGGTCGCTCTGAAAAAATGGGCCCTGAGTTGCTTCGCTTTACCGATCGTCATTCTCGCCCATTTGTACTCAGCCCAACCGCCGAAGAAGTGATCACCAGCCTAGTGCGCGGTGAAGTTAATTCTTACAAGCAACTGCCGCTGAACTTATACCAAATTCAAACTAAATTCCGTGACGAACGCCGTCCTCGCTTTGGCGTTATGCGTGCTCGCGAATTTTGCATGATGGATGCGTACAGCTTTGACATCGATAAAGACGGTCTACAAAAATCTTATGACGATATGCATGACGCTTACTGCCGCGCATTTGATCGCATGGGCTTAGATTACCGCCCAGTGCTTGCCGATAGCGGCGCAATTGGTGGTAATGGCTCGCAAGAGTTCCACGTATTAGCTGAAAGCGGCGAAGATTTGATCGTATTCTCAACCGAGTCTGATTATGCTGCCAACATCGAAAAAGCCGAAGCTTTAGCTCCAACAGCAGAACGCGCTGCGCCAACCCAAGAAATGATCTTAGTTGACACGCCAAATGCCAAAACCATTGCAGAATTGGTCGAGCAACACGGTCTGCCAATCGAAAAAACGGTTAAAACATTATTTGTTCAAGCATCGGATGAAATCGATTCTCCAATCGTAGCCTTGATCATTCGTGGTGATCACGATCTCAACGAAATCAAAGCCGAAAACCTTCCACAAGTTGCCGCTCCTCTTGAAATGGCAACCGAAGAGCAAATGCAACAATTGGTCGGTGCAGGCGCAGGTTCTCTTGGACCTGTCGGCCTTGAAGTGCCTTTCATTGTTGACCGTACCGTTGCAGTAATGAGTGACTTTGGCGCAGGCGCTAACGTTGACGGCAAACACTACTTCGGCATTAACTGGGGTCGTGATGTAGAGCTGGCTCAAGTAGAAGATTTACGCAATGTAGTTGAAGGCGATCCAAGCCCATGTGGCCAGGGCACCTTAATGCTAAAACGCGGTATCGAAGTCGGTCATATTTTCCAGTTGGGTAAAAACTACTCTGAGAAAATGAACTGTGGCGTGCTTGGTCCTGACGGTAAAAATGTCATTCTTGAAATGGGCTGTTACGGTATCGGAGTTTCTCGTGTTGTGGCTTCTGCCATTGAACAAAATCACGATGATGCCGGCATTATTTGGCCAGACGCACTAGCACCATTTAAAGTGGCGATTGTGCCAATGAACATGCAAAAATCACCACGCGTGAAAGAAGCAGCAGAAAAACTGTACGCAGACTTAACCGCAATGGGAATTGAAGTGTTGTTTGATGACCGTAAAGAGCGCCCAGGTGTGATGTTTAAAGATATCGAACTTATCGGCATTCCACACACCGTTGTGATCGGTGATCGCAGTATGGATGAAGGCAACTTTGAATATAAAAATCGTCGTGAAGGCGTTAAAGAAGCCATCGCGATCGACAGTATTATTGAGCATCTCCAGTCTCAATTTAGCTAA
- the kch gene encoding voltage-gated potassium channel protein, whose product MKILKHKLLDICKPSWILAILVAINGYWFIKPVVQHTLEMLPSVLNWSLDWLDLINDIGLAELPRLLLGAGLIIMSIGLALQARLAWAFSLILLLVVAAISFLSSAPGLLLLSYTLVVTLLLLMYWKSFDSSSIAAGSLFALTSTGALMLYAVFGSLYLGDQFSAPIVDMPTAFYFSIVSMSTVGYGDLYPVTSTARLFTASIIVMGITVFATSISAIIGPVIGGNLKKIVKGRISNVMRKNHFIIVGVSPTAHSVYAGLVERGDAVTVVAPVGAEHEYPADADIVFGDPSSADVLVEAGASKAKYILALRNEDAENAFIVLAAKEVGDSDTKTIALVNSSKHIPQIRRVKPDVVFSLQLLGSELLVRTLKGETIDNKLITKLFFGAESTE is encoded by the coding sequence TTGAAGATACTCAAACACAAGTTATTAGATATCTGTAAACCATCGTGGATACTCGCTATTTTGGTGGCGATTAACGGTTATTGGTTTATTAAGCCCGTCGTTCAACATACATTGGAAATGTTACCAAGCGTATTAAATTGGTCGTTAGATTGGTTAGACTTGATTAATGATATTGGCTTAGCTGAATTGCCAAGATTACTGCTTGGCGCAGGCTTGATTATTATGTCAATCGGCCTCGCTTTACAGGCGCGTTTAGCTTGGGCATTCTCGCTGATCTTGTTGTTAGTGGTGGCCGCGATCAGTTTTTTATCTTCGGCACCAGGCTTATTATTACTTTCATATACATTGGTTGTCACCTTGTTGCTGCTGATGTATTGGAAGAGTTTTGATAGTTCGAGTATTGCCGCAGGTAGTTTATTTGCTTTAACCAGTACCGGTGCATTAATGCTGTATGCGGTATTTGGTAGTTTATATTTAGGCGATCAATTTAGCGCCCCCATTGTCGATATGCCAACCGCGTTTTATTTCTCGATTGTAAGTATGTCAACGGTGGGTTATGGCGATTTATACCCTGTGACGTCAACGGCGAGATTGTTCACCGCCTCGATTATCGTCATGGGCATCACCGTTTTCGCGACTTCGATTAGTGCCATTATTGGGCCGGTGATCGGTGGTAATCTTAAAAAAATTGTAAAAGGTAGGATATCGAACGTGATGAGAAAAAATCATTTTATTATTGTCGGAGTGTCACCCACTGCGCACAGTGTGTATGCCGGGTTAGTTGAACGTGGCGATGCAGTTACGGTAGTAGCGCCCGTTGGCGCAGAGCATGAATATCCCGCCGATGCGGATATTGTTTTTGGCGATCCTAGTTCGGCCGATGTGTTAGTCGAAGCGGGTGCGTCAAAAGCGAAATATATTCTCGCGCTTCGTAATGAAGATGCCGAAAATGCCTTTATTGTATTAGCTGCCAAAGAAGTGGGTGACAGTGATACCAAAACCATTGCCTTAGTGAACTCAAGTAAGCATATCCCTCAAATTCGACGAGTAAAGCCAGATGTGGTGTTCTCATTACAACTACTCGGTAGCGAGCTATTGGTCAGAACCTTAAAAGGCGAGACCATAGATAATAAACTGATCACGAAACTCTTCTTTGGCGCAGAGTCGACTGAGTAA
- the tsaA gene encoding tRNA (N6-threonylcarbamoyladenosine(37)-N6)-methyltransferase TrmO: protein MPYTIEPIGLVQSPYKEKFAVPRQPRLAPNARARIQLLGAANSPEAVRGIEQFSHVWLLFLFDQNLAAGWKPTVRPPRLGGNERIGVFASRATFRPNGIGMSAVELKGVTQEGNQTWLELGSVDLVNNTPIIDIKPYIPYSDSLPNAQGGFAEKEPEVLRVIFSENAQLTLQRHPDYRNIQAVIEQVLGQDPRPAYKKNKPDNKEYAVHLFDWNVKFQVESDLSAPIDAINRNFIRVTSIQAF from the coding sequence ATGCCTTATACCATCGAGCCTATTGGCCTTGTTCAAAGCCCTTATAAAGAAAAATTCGCCGTACCAAGGCAACCTAGACTGGCCCCAAACGCTCGCGCCAGAATTCAATTGCTCGGCGCGGCCAATAGCCCAGAAGCGGTACGCGGCATAGAGCAATTTAGTCATGTATGGTTGTTGTTTTTATTTGACCAAAATCTCGCCGCAGGATGGAAACCGACTGTGCGCCCTCCTCGCTTAGGCGGCAATGAGCGTATTGGAGTATTTGCCTCACGCGCCACTTTTCGCCCTAATGGTATTGGTATGTCGGCGGTAGAATTAAAAGGCGTGACGCAAGAGGGCAATCAAACTTGGCTAGAATTGGGGAGCGTGGATTTAGTCAATAACACCCCTATCATTGATATAAAACCCTATATCCCCTACTCCGATTCTTTGCCAAATGCTCAAGGCGGCTTTGCGGAAAAAGAGCCGGAGGTACTGAGGGTGATTTTTTCCGAAAATGCTCAACTGACATTGCAAAGACATCCTGACTATCGAAATATTCAAGCGGTGATAGAACAAGTCTTAGGGCAAGATCCTCGTCCAGCCTATAAGAAAAATAAACCCGATAATAAAGAATACGCGGTGCATCTGTTCGATTGGAACGTCAAATTTCAAGTTGAAAGCGACTTATCAGCACCAATTGACGCAATAAATCGCAATTTCATTCGAGTAACCAGCATACAAGCCTTTTGA
- a CDS encoding GreA/GreB family elongation factor gives MIDKKSVDKSMLHRVIIQKLEAVYASSLAATKTAIDTATDKENVPQHKYDTLSLEASYLAHGQGQRLQQCLRELHSFKALPVKDWSVEDAVSIGALIELFDDNDNSNKWFFLSPVAGGLNVSFSDHSISLVTPESPLGKALNKKMRDDEVVVDIAGRIKCYEVMSIY, from the coding sequence TTGATAGACAAGAAAAGCGTCGATAAATCCATGTTGCATCGGGTCATCATTCAAAAACTAGAAGCGGTGTACGCCAGTTCTTTAGCCGCGACAAAAACTGCGATTGATACCGCGACCGACAAAGAGAATGTGCCGCAGCATAAATACGATACCTTAAGTTTAGAGGCATCGTATTTAGCGCATGGGCAAGGTCAGCGCTTGCAGCAATGTTTGCGTGAACTTCACAGCTTTAAAGCACTCCCCGTCAAAGATTGGTCGGTTGAAGATGCGGTGTCTATTGGCGCTTTAATTGAGCTGTTTGATGACAATGATAATAGCAATAAATGGTTTTTCTTAAGCCCTGTAGCGGGTGGTCTGAATGTGTCGTTTTCAGACCATAGCATTTCATTAGTGACGCCAGAGTCGCCATTAGGTAAAGCATTAAATAAAAAAATGCGAGATGATGAAGTGGTGGTAGACATTGCCGGCCGAATTAAATGTTACGAAGTAATGTCTATTTATTGA
- a CDS encoding YaeP family protein, which produces MKIYDCCELIRELYAQIGSGDQGYIPQAITCALKTFNDIAADESLPKETRERAAFAAANLLISDFED; this is translated from the coding sequence ATGAAAATCTACGATTGTTGTGAGTTAATTCGCGAACTTTACGCTCAAATTGGCAGTGGTGATCAAGGCTATATTCCTCAAGCCATCACTTGCGCTTTAAAAACCTTTAATGACATCGCTGCTGATGAATCGCTACCAAAAGAAACCCGTGAGCGCGCCGCTTTTGCTGCTGCTAATCTTTTGATTTCAGATTTTGAAGATTAA
- a CDS encoding DUF4250 domain-containing protein: MDLTNFEKMDPIMLMSIVNMKIRDEFGDLENLVKFFDIDQAKLIEKLSSAGFDYLPEVKQFR, translated from the coding sequence ATGGATTTAACCAACTTTGAAAAAATGGATCCAATCATGTTGATGAGCATCGTCAATATGAAGATCCGTGACGAGTTTGGCGATTTAGAAAATCTGGTCAAATTCTTCGATATCGACCAAGCGAAATTGATTGAAAAACTCAGCTCTGCTGGCTTTGATTACTTACCAGAAGTGAAGCAGTTCCGCTAA
- a CDS encoding DUF2860 family protein, which produces MNAIIPLMVIITSLLSANVAAEEVKPNKWQPGFSGTIMGMFGGVQTQDQADSGDKKINSLDDKAEKKNKAFFLPISTGILQYTLDSGEQQFYIGTDQSDLAIGRVHFELGYKQYVKQAGTFSLGIVPGLLKSDTWEDPYLVGENRDKTKAVVRGLRFKYENIMASQFSIELAAGKQVIKDEQSASGANYTDQERALLQREGNVYFAQLSHVNPITQSFYLRSALSYKRLDADGAAMASNSYGGDLSFIKVLHSSNLVLNIRYHHIDFDESNPVFENTQSDNKYGVIATYVYKNLFGWKGVGVGAAVGYIVGDSNIDFYDSSNALVSTGVSYSF; this is translated from the coding sequence ATGAATGCAATTATCCCATTGATGGTCATTATAACCAGTTTACTCTCTGCCAATGTGGCGGCCGAGGAAGTGAAACCTAATAAGTGGCAACCCGGCTTTTCTGGCACCATTATGGGGATGTTTGGTGGAGTACAAACTCAAGATCAAGCGGATTCTGGCGATAAAAAAATCAACTCTTTGGATGATAAAGCCGAAAAAAAGAATAAAGCCTTCTTCTTACCGATCAGTACCGGCATTTTGCAATACACTTTAGACAGTGGCGAGCAACAGTTCTACATCGGTACCGACCAATCGGATTTGGCCATCGGTCGAGTGCATTTTGAGCTGGGGTATAAACAATATGTTAAACAGGCAGGCACCTTTAGTTTAGGTATCGTTCCAGGGTTATTGAAAAGTGATACTTGGGAAGACCCTTATTTAGTCGGTGAAAATCGGGATAAAACCAAAGCGGTTGTTCGTGGCTTACGTTTTAAATACGAAAATATCATGGCGTCACAATTTTCGATTGAATTGGCTGCGGGCAAACAAGTGATTAAAGATGAACAAAGTGCTTCAGGAGCTAATTACACCGATCAAGAAAGAGCGTTATTGCAACGTGAAGGTAATGTGTATTTTGCTCAGTTATCTCATGTGAATCCTATCACCCAAAGTTTTTATCTACGGAGCGCTTTATCTTATAAGCGTTTAGATGCCGATGGCGCGGCAATGGCATCAAATAGCTATGGTGGTGACTTATCCTTTATTAAGGTGCTGCACAGTTCCAATTTAGTCCTAAATATTCGGTATCACCATATTGATTTTGATGAAAGCAACCCTGTATTTGAGAACACTCAATCTGATAACAAATATGGCGTGATCGCGACTTACGTTTATAAAAACCTATTTGGTTGGAAAGGCGTTGGGGTCGGTGCTGCGGTGGGCTACATCGTTGGAGATTCAAATATCGACTTTTATGATAGTTCTAATGCGCTTGTGAGCACTGGCGTGAGTTATTCATTTTAA